The Rosa chinensis cultivar Old Blush chromosome 7, RchiOBHm-V2, whole genome shotgun sequence DNA segment GCAGGGACTTTTCCTCTGCAGAAAGCACATCCAGAGTGAAGGAAAGTGGTCGATCAAACATATATCGACGAGGTCTTCGTGAAGATCAGTCCGAAGAATGGTGTAGTGGCCTCCAGTCCGCTTGGGATTCTCTCTCTCATCACTCACATGCATGTATCGCCTCCAGTTCTTCCTCTTTCCTTCCAGCACCATCACCATGTTTTCAAATATATGCAAATGGGGCTTAATTATTAGCTGGTGATGTTTAAAATTAAAAGTCCAAATTAATGGAAGCCAATAGCAGCAATAAATTTAAAAATCCCATTTAAAGATTGATTCTCCCCAGCTTTGTAGTTGATCAATTAATAGTTTTAGTTTCTTCAATTGTACTTGGAAGAGTTTGATTTTGCAACAGAAATTAGGGGAACATAGAGAGAGAAATGATGATACCAGTTCGACTAGACCCAAAACGTTGTAAATTTCTGAGAGTGAGTAAGAAAAGAGatgtgagagtagtttcaggAGGAACAAAGAACAATAATACAATCGATCGGGTTCACAATGTCGATCGTAAACAGATTGCCGACCCGTACGGGTCCTAATTCCTAAATCCTTTCTAGAGTTTCTTTGAGTTTCCTCCAGTCTGGAATCCTTCTGGAATTCTTGAGTTTCTTTTCTGACTCTGTCATGTGAGAGGGAGCAAGTGTGGTAAACTTTTTTTAACCTTATTACTGTCCTCTGTCTTTAGCGCTTGGAAATGTCCACATTGTCCCTCCGTTATAACGGTCGTTTGGGTTGTAAGTTGCGGCCGTTGTATTCCAGACTTCCTCCACACGATAGTTGATATTCTGCATTATTAGTGACCCTCAGGCAACACATGAATGAGTATACAATCatgtagaagaagaaaattacaaaaGGACAAAGAAGAATATGAACCAAGTACAATTATTTCAGCCATTTAATTAACATGGTCCCTTCAAATAATGTGCTTTCACGTCAGAAATAGAGATATGTCAtgcatttaaaacaagaaaagagaggCAATGGAGACAAAAAAACCAAGGTAGGTGGAAATTTAGAGAATGGGAAAGCCAGCAATAGCTGACTTTGTTCATATTCTTCATGTGTGAAAAGCCAAAGAGAAGATGTAGTTGAAACTTGCAAGAGAGTAGGATACTGACCCAAAATTTATATGTTATTATTTACCAACTGCTATAGTTTCATACAATTACATGTTTCATGGGAAACCTAGCTTCTTGTCTCCACTGCAGAAGAACAAATCCTAAAAGAATTAAGAAAATAGTTTTCTTTCTCTCCTAATTTGAGCATTGAACCCCCATCATGAAATTTATTTTGTGGGAGGAACTAATGCTGTTGATTCGATACAGATTGGgtttacaataaaagaaagaccCGAGTACCAAAGTTTTCTCTGAGAATATGcttgttttgatttcttcattgAACAGGAGGAGCTCTGTAATATGCTGGTACTGTTGCAGGAAAGAACATCTGTCTAACTCCTTCACCCTTTATAATGGGAAATATGATCCCTGATGCACTCTGAAAATTGAAACCAGAAAGATTTGAATAAGCAGCCATATATGTGTAAGGATATTGTATTTTGTCCATGTAGAGAAAGTAGTGGGAATATTCAGTTAACTTACCAAGATCAATCTAACCCCAAGCCATGTGCGTTGAGGAGAAGGGAATGGAAGCATCAAGCGCCCAACACCATAGATAGCAACggcaaagaaatggagaaatagGTGAAGTGGACGAGGGTTAAGACCAGAGAGAAGAGATATTGGTCCATATGAACAGATGCCTCCAAGGCTCAAATAACCAAAACATGCTTCACGCATGTCTTGTCAACTTTTTTATCCAAAGAGAGATTGCAAGTCATACCTTAAGATAAATTTGTGAaagcatttttttattttgtggcaAAGCCTTTGGGAAAATGTCTAAAAGCCCTTATATTCGtccattgagaataaaattggTCCACAGAGCAATTCTTGAAATTTGTTGAATATGTGGCCGAGAAAAAACAAGAAATTGGTACAAAAACACCATATCATGCCAGGAAttgttttaaataaaaaaatgtagCCCAATAAAATCGTTAACAAGGCCTCACTGCAAGCCCGAGATTTGTTTTAAACCCCAAACGGTAGGCTCAACTCTTTGGAGGAGGCCCAATAAAGGCTCAATTTATCTTGAAGTTGCAAAAAGGAAAGTCCAAATCAATAAAAATGGCAGCACATTAAATGATGAAACGGCCCAATAAAAGGCTCAGTTCATGTAGGCCCAACTCAAGTTGAAGCAGCCCAATAAAAACCCAATTTGGCAGACCATTAAATGCAAGGCCCGACCCGGTGTAGGAGCATTAAATGTTTGATCCGGCAAGTTTGCGGCCATTTAATGCTTTTTGGCATGAGGGCCCAACTAATGTTTGATGCGGCCCAATTCATGTTGAAGAGGCCCAATGAAAGGCCCAATTTAAGTTGACCCGACCAGGTATAGGTGCATTTAATGCTTGACTGACCAGGTGTCGAGGCATTAAATGCTTGAATCGACCAGATGTCGGCGCATTAAATGCTTCACCCGACAAGTTGTCGGTCGATTACTTGTGTCATGACATGAAGGCCCAATCCACGTTGAAGCAGCCTAAAATATGGCCCAATTCATGTTGAAACGACCCAAAACGAGGCCCAATTCACGTTGACCGACGAGTTAGCGGCGCATTAAATGTTTGATCCGACCAGGTGGCGGCACATTAAATGCTTGACTCGACCAGGTGTCGGCGCATTTAATGCTTTATGTCATGAAGGCCCAACTCACGTTTGAAGCGATCCAATGGAAGGCCCAATTTATGTTGAAGTGGCCCAATACGAGGCCCAATTCATGTTAGATGGTGGCGCATTAAATGTTTGAAACGACCAGGTGTCGGCGCATTAAAAGCTTGATCCGATCCAGGTGTCAGCGCATTTAATGCTTCCTGGACATGAAGGCCCAACACACGTTTGAAGCGGCCCAATAGAAGGCCCAATTCATGTTGACGTGGCCCATTAAAAGGCCCAATTTCAGTTGACCCACCAGGTGGCGGTGCATTAAATGCTTTACCCGACCAGGTTGTACCACTTTAAATGCTTTACCCGACCAAGTGGCGGCGCATTAAATGCTTGACCTGTCCAAGTCGCACCGCTTTTGATGTTTCATTCGACAAGCTTGCGGCCCATTTTCCCATAATTCTTTCAATAGGCCGAACTCATATTTGATGCGGCCGAACAGAGGGCCCAATTGATTTTCGAAGCCTTAAAACGACTGACCAGTGCATTTAATGTTTTAATCTGACCACAGCGCCCCACTGTGTGATATAAATTGGCCCAATTGATGTTTTAGCGGCCCAAAACACCAATTTTTAAACCCCCTTATTGATTTTTCCGTTGTAccgttttccttttcttttctcactCTTTTTGGTTACGGGTTGCCGGTTTACAATCACATTCCTAAAAACAGTTGATAaagtgaattaaaaaaaaaatccctgaaaaatcattttcttttcttttcccacTCTTtccttattcttttcttttctcaccctttctttttccttttcttttctcactCTTTTTGGTTAAGATTTGCTGGTTTACAGTCACATTCCTAAAAACAGTTGATAaagtgaataaaaaaaaaaatatccctgaaaaaccattgaccagtAGTTTGCAGCACTGCATACAAGTTCGGAGGTCCCATTGCTTTGCCATTTTCCTCACCCTCCTGGAGGTCCCCTCTACAGTTTCACCCTTTGTCCTCACTTTGATCATCATCAACATCCAACTAGCCTTGTTGATCTGCAGCATCCACAAATTTAAACTATCAAGTTCAGAACAATTCGTATGAATACTAAGTTCCAATTATCACTAATTATGCGCCATTAGGCCATATAACAGATATATAATCCAAACAGTAACAGAAGAGACATAGAAGAAACAATATCTATAAAGTTCCCAAGAAATAGAAGTATACACACAAGTAAAGATGCAAACCAAACAATAAGGACAGACAATACCTGAAATCTTGCCACTGTCCGAATGCAAACAAAGCGGCGCAGTGTGGCTTGGGTCTCTCGTCAGAACACTTGGTTAAGCAGATGTCCAATATTGATGTGTACCAGTAGACCTCAGGAGACTTCCCAAGTACACAAACCACTGAATCACTGTGGCTGGTTGACTGGGCAACATGTCAAAAATCCAACGGACCTTTTGATCATAAGTAACTGGATGTCATGTTCATATTATACGAGGAATAGTATAGAACTTTAGCTCAACAAGTGCATACTTCAAACGAGAAAGTAGAAACCCCCACAGCTGGACAGCAAAGTAATGGTATCCTAGAAAAAAGATCGATATGTAAAGGGTAGTCAGTCAGTCTCAACAATGTAACACAACACATTCATAATTATAATCATTATCCAGCCATATCCTGAAATGAATaagcagaaaaagaagaaaacagaaaacactACATTCTACAGGAAAAAAAGCAAGTCTTGGATATCAAACCGTGTTGATGGAAAGTTGATGCAGAACACATAACACAAGTCAAATTCAAATGATTGGTCATAAACTAATAAAAATCATGTCAGTTTATTTGTTTATCTATAATGGGTTAGTCAAGAATCCTTTGTCAGTAATATCCTTTTGAACAGTCTAATTTCTACGTATAGGCCTTATCCATACAGGGAATGAAGAACACAAAACAGCTTTGGAATATTAGTTTTAAGACAAACCAAGTGAAGAAAATGCATCAAACAACCCGACTTGATCAACAAAGAAAAACCATGTAACATAACACATTTACAATTAATTACATTACCCAGCCATATCTAGAAACGAATAGGAAGAGGAGAGGAGAAAGCAGAAAACACTACAGTCTATAGGACAAACAGCAAGTCTTGGATATCAAACAGTGTTAACAGAAAGTTGTGCAGAACAGATAAGACAAGTCAGATCCAATTGATTGACCATAAACTAATAGATGTGTCAAGAGAAACTTATTGACAAAGGATTCTTGACTAACCCATTATAGTTAGAGACAAAGTTACACATGGACGTATTGTTTAAGAAATAGGCCTTATCCATAAAAGAACGAAGAGCACAAAAGCTTTAGAATATTAGTTTCAGGACAAACCTAGATAAAGCATCATATAACCAAACTTGATCAACAAAGAAAACCCACGTTACACGACACATTTACAATTAATTACATTCCCCAGCCATATCTAGAAAGGAATagggagaggagaggagagagcaGAAAACACTACAATCTATAAGAAAAAGAGCAAGTCTTGGATATCAAAGAGTGTTAACAGAAAGTTGTGCAGAACAGATAAGACAAGTCAGAGCCACTTGATTGACCATAAACAAATAGACGtttcaaaagaaaattattGACAAAGGATTCTTGACTAACCCATTATAGTTAGAGACAAAGTTACACATGGACGTATTGTTTAAGAAATAGGCCTTATCCATAAAAGAACGAAGAGCACAAAAGCTTTAGAATATTAGTTTCAGGACAAACCTAGTGAAGATAAAGCATCATACAACCAAACTTGATCAACAAAGAAAACCCACGTTATACGACACATTTACAATTAATTACATTCCCCAGCCATATCTAGAAAGGAATagggagaggagaggagagagcaGAAAACACTACAGTCTATAAGAAAAAGAGCAAGTCTTGGATATCAAAGAGTGCTAACAGAAAGTTGTGCAGAACAGATAAGACAAGTCAGAGCCACTTGATTGACCATAAACTAATAGACGtttcaaaagaaaattattGACAAAGGATTGTTCACTAAACCATTAAAGTTGGAGACAAAGAGACAAAGTTACACATGGATGTATTGTTTTAAGGAATAGGCCTTATCCATAAAAGGACGAAGAGCTTGGAATAATAGTTTTGGGACCAACCAAGTGAAGATAATGCATTATATAACCAAACTTGATCAACAAAGAAAACCCatttattatttcaaaaaaaaaaaaaaaacccatttaTCCTACCTGGTTTCTAGTTTCATTCAAAGTGAGTGGTATAGTCAAAAAATTTAATATTGCCGGTGTAATGCTTAATAATATCCTACCAAATGCAGCACTCAACAATAAATATATTTCAGAGATCGCATTACCTACCAAGTTAAACAGGtagaaaagtaaatgtaaattttCCATGTATGCTGCTTCGCATAATGTTACTACTTACTAGAGACCATTTCACATATTGTGGTTAGGGGCATACGTGGGAGCCCATGTGTCCCCCCTTGTCCCTGCTCGATTTTTCAGGTATTTGAGTAAAAACTGTGGCGTTATTTAACACAGTCGCCTCCAAAATTTACTTACAGTGTCTCCCCTGTTTCTTTGGATGGAggtttttctctcaatttcagaCCACACCCCTCACCTCTCCATCTTCAGTTTCTGACCTCACACCATGTCTTGGGGTGCCCTACTGATATATTTTTCTGGCAATGGGGAAAAATTATCAAGAACAATGACCACCCCTCCTTTTTGCAAAACTGAGGGTGTAGAGTTAATGCCTCAAATCTGGGTTCCCTATCCTATCGTATTTCAAGAGGCACTTCTCACAAAGATAATGATTAATTTTATCATTGAAGAGGTcttatcaaaacaaaaatagtatACAAAAAGGCAACATCCAATGCAACATAAACAGTTATCGCCAATTTTTGTAATAACACATTGAaagatgaggaaaaaaaaaacacaggtAGACGTGCATTCAATAAATAACCAGAGTTTAGAACACATCATTAGAGCAATCAGACAAATTTCATTGCTGTTGAAAGCCAATTACGCTTTTAAGATTGAACGAGACAATTAATATACAACACATCCAATGCATCATAAACAGTTATATCAAGTGAGACAGAGCATTAGCGCAATCAGAGTAATTTCTTTGctgttgaaagtaaaatattgAAGAAGACGAGGAATTTTGCGTAAAGAAATTTTTACCTGCTCCgtctcaagaaccctagaatatcGGGGTCAAGAAACTCGACGGCGATCGACGAATCGAGCCACCAACTTTTCCGCCGGACCGAACCTCCCTCTACCGAGTCGATCGCCATCGCCACCGATTCGGGCAAATTGAATTGAACGATTTGCCCTAGTCCCTAGTCTCTCATTTCTGAGACAATCACTTTTGTAGGTAGGTTTTCGGCTACCGGGCTGGGCCTTCACTCAAGTTGTGGCCTTTCTGAGTTTCTTCATATCAGTTAGTGGGCCAGTGGCGGTTCCAATACCCTGATAAACAAAGTGAAACCAACTTCAAAccaaacaaatataaaataaacaattggaaaatggaaattgaaatttagcaatataaaagaaaagaaccccttatttcaaaaaaaaaaaaaaagaacaagatcagacaaaatatatatatatatatatatagaaaataaatgaaaaaaatttagAGGGGTGTTATGATCAAATAATTTTAAACAGTATCGCTACAATTAGCCACCTCTTTAATACatttgaaaatataaaatgacATTAACTCGGTTTTAGATACATATCACTCGATGAAATAGGCGGTGATGAATGAGAGGTTGCTGAGGAGGATTTGTTTCAGAGCTGAAGATGATGGCTTGGCGGCGGTGGTTTTCGTAGTGTTTGTTCTGCTGTCGACGTGCTCAAAGATTGGTTTCCCGACATGTTTGGTTGGTATTGGAGACCAACAGGAAATCAATTTGAATTGTGGGGTTTATTTATGCATTGAGAAAATAGTCGAGGTATCTCCATGTTTACACTAACACTCAATCACACACACAAGTGACACAACACTATCAGTATGAATGAGATTTGCTCAAACAGGGCTCACAGTCTCACCCATAAATAGTTAGATAGTAAGACTAGTCACAGAGGAGATTTTCGACCCTGATATGGGCCATTTGCTGCCTAACTTTGAGCCTTCAGTACTTTTATTTTAAGTGGAACTGGTGGCCTGCTCTATTActcactcttttttcttttctttttttcctttttctttttgaaaagatttTAGGTATTCTTGATATTGATTGAGTTTGGTTGGTGGAATAGGTAAGTTAAAAGGAAAATGCTATCATAATTATTTACGGTTTAGTCTATTTGGTTTAGTTTGGTTGATGGAATAGTCTATTCCGTACGTTAAAAAGGAAATGCTATCATAATTATTTACGGTTTAGTCTATTTGGTTTAGTTTGGTTGATGGAATAGTCTATTCCGTACGTTAAAAAGGAAATGCTatctgttaacgttagtgatccgtgggatctctagttagctttaaagagagagagagagagagtgacacgagatgtatagtggttcatctcccgccttagcgggaaactacgtccacttgaatgtgtactagtgtgtcgagccttgcggcctaacaagattacaagagatgtaatgggattgaattgtgtttaagtgggaggaggcattccttttataggtgaaggaatgcttatcctttacattgttttcgatgtgggacaagcaaccaccatttatagtctagaaagcctatttgtgagggcatgttggcaaggccgggaaggtggcttcccgacgacggatttgcgacttccggataccgtagcgtagcttgaacatagggctacaagatgcatgtctcggttgggcctcaccatggcttgtgggtgtctcaaagagggtgttacttatgcttggtgatgtagtaaatactccatattgttggaggtatgtacaagtccccgaagtccccaagtaagaagagcttcttggttggggagttcaaatcatgaagtcatcaagcataagtaagcGGGCGGTatggagcccctacaagtccccgaactccgtaagcaagaagggactcgtaaaCCTGCAcaccaaagacaaaaaacaggcatatgtagaatgctcgttgcattgggcaacaaatgtgagttgcattgatatgcgttggcatatatgagcGTAATAGTGCgcatatggtcgtgtgagcaaatgaattgcatatgataaatgcgtgacgcgcgcaaggagacgaacgaggtcgagtttgacGGGGTTATGCTCGCGAGATGCAAGTTGCATGAGCGCCGCGGAGGTATGCatttgtaactcatgaacgATGATCGCGAGTacggttgtgtttgtttggttgtccctcgaattaatggaacgcgaaaagaatttgatttgtcgcaatcagtaaacgacaaatggtagaaaaaattcaatgttccattaacgtgtagtgtgtcgagtagacatgagtgtaaagctcgaggattgccgggaaggcatgagcagtaagctcgggggtgccgggatggcatgagcggaaagctcgggggtgccaggaaggcatgagcggaagctcgggggtgccgggaaggcatgagcggtaagctcgggggtgccgggaaggcatgagcggaagcgcggggttgccgggaaggcatgagctgtaagctcgggggtgccgaaaaggcatgagcggtaagctcgggggtgccgggaaggcatgagcggtaagctcgggggtgccgggaaggcatgagcggaaagctcgggggtgccgggaaggcatgagcggaaagctcgggggtgccgggaaggcatgagcggaaagctcgggggtgccgggaaggcatgagcggaaagctcgggggtgccgggaaggcatgagcggtaagctcgggggtgccgggaaggcatgagcggaaagctcgggggtgccgggaaggcatgagcggtaagctcgggggtgccgggaaggcatgagcggaaagctcgggggtgccgggaaggcatgagcggtaagctcgggggtgccgggaaggcatgagcggtaagctcgggggtgccgggaaggcatgagcggaaagctcgggggtgccgggaaggcatgagcggaaagctcgggggtgccgggaaggcatgagcggaagctcgggggtgccgggaaggcatgagcggaaagctcgggggtgccgggaaggcatgagcggtaagctcgggggtgccgggaaggcatgagcggaagctcgggggtgccgggaaggcatgagcggtaagctcgggggtgccgggaaggcatgagcggtaagctcgggggtgccgggaaggcatgagcggtaagctcgggggtgccgggaaggcatgagcggtaagctcgggggtgccgggaaggcatgagcggtaagctcgggggtgccgggaaggcatgagcggtaagctcgggggtgccgggaaggcatgagcggtaagctcgggggtgccgggaaggcatgagcggaagctcgggggtgccgggaaggcatgagcggaagctcgggggtgccgggaaggcatgagcggaagctcgggggtgcgggaaggcatgagcgggaagctcgtgagcggaagctcaagggctgccgggaaggcatgagcggaagctcggggtgccgggaaggcatgagcggaagctcggggtgccgggaaggcatgagcggaagctcggggtgccgggaaggcatgagcggaagctcggggtgccgggaaggcatgagcggtagctcagggtgccgggaaggcattaacgggtagctcgaaggtgatgccctgaggcatgagcgtgacctttgctaattatgttgggctgtatgtacaagtccccgaagtccccagtcaaggagggtgttcttgcgggttgataccaaagcgtagctttgtgccgtatatcaagcataattagtgcgagtgcgtcgtccatctagaattgttagagcgaacgcttttgccctttcgggtgggcccctgctaggccctgcgaggagtcccccactcctggctatagacctccggatggtcggaaaattgtttgatgaggggagctgcgcggagcagagggtgttgggtagcgagcccaatcttagatacccaagcgtcggggttaactgccggatcaatggctgccgtgggctgtgttaactagtccctagctgttttctcgaatgagaaacttgactgcaatgccgcgtagcggtcattgtcattatgaggcgttgccttaccgcttggcggtttggttgaaaatgataaacacatagggcaagtaataatattttgttcgagtgtcccatgtttatttaattttgcaattaaaatagaagcatggcatatgtgtatagcatgtacttgtaatgtggatgctaatatcatttttgcatttttgtagatatgctaatggatcattgagatcggtatgtgaagcatgaCATATCTAGTACGTgagatctagaaagtgttgccaaatctacgaaatgttgttggcatgcttaaaagttatggaagcatgtaaagatatatcaagtgtgatattctataagcatgcttagaagtagtaaaagcatggtattggcatggcggtagctcaaattgaaagagcgtaaaatgtaagatatagtgacttatcttatgccgatttggaggttagcggagttggccgagcatgacggtccattgcttgtggcggataaagtactccgataatgcccgtcaactcgtagttgcggTCGAATGCTtgatagaaatagttgaatttccttcgaacaaaataggtgattagtgcatgagtatgtaaaatcaacactagtactttgcatatgtactttgatgagaTTTTGAGCAAAGTGTATATATGCAAAATTGTAGTTGGCAACAAAGTTCATGCTATTTTGAAATGTGAGAGTGCCATTCGGGATGTAGAGCCATATATGCAAGATTGAGGTGAGCTAATCACAGTGCAAATATGTGGGCTTTAGGAAAAAATTTGACAAAGTctataatttaattaaacattGGTATGCCCTGCATGCACAGtagtttgaaattttgacccGTTTGTTTGTGGCCATGCCTTGTTTAATCAAGGTGGagcataattatatatatatatacgtgcaTAACTCATGCACCTCTGCCATATGCATGCAAGATTAAGTCAAAGAAGTTCTGACATAACTCATGGGTGTCTGACATATGTTTACCCATTTGATAATTGGCTCAACAGTAAAGGTGTATGTGTCCATAGTTGATGGAGACGTCGCACGCGGCCaaatataaacatatatatgcatgaggTGTAGGTGTGGACAGACGGCAAGTGTGTGTGCTCACAACCTATGATAGAGAGCAGAGGCATGTGGTGTGCAGCTGTGCATATCAATAAAGATAGAATAAGGTACAGAGTGAAGGAAGACTCATCTTTTTGACTGTTCTGACCACCACAGATCGCCGAAGCGCGAAGCCATGATTGAAGGGAGGTGCCCAGATGCCCGCTAATTGACTAATTGAAGGAGAACATAGCTTGATGGCAAAATCAATTTCTCAGGTATCAGAGTGAGCTCCAGAAGGCGAGTTATACAAGTTTAAGTGGGCGGAGATGATGAGTAGATATTGATGAGGGGATGACGGTGAAGACGCAGTCGAGTTCAGTTGACCGTGGTGAACCTGTCAGTTTCAGTTCGCGGTGGCAATCCCGACAAGTTGGCGAACCCGTCAAGTTCGAGCCTCGTGGAGAAGTCGATTGGCGGGCACACCTGGTGGAGCTTTGTTTAGAAGAGGTACCAGGCTTGGCGGAGTTGTGTCAGCGGGGCGGAGCCTTTGGGCGGGTCAGCGGATCAGCGGTACTTGTCCGGCGGAGCCTGGGACATCAGCGGTGACCTTGATGCTCCGTTAAGATTTCGTTAGCGGTGGTACCTAGCTGGAGGTTGATTGATGGGTTGTTCAGTTGATGCTTGATCAAAGCTTCACGGGTAATGACTGAGCTTCGCTCTTCTTGACGCTGATCGAAGAAGCAGATGGAAGCTGtcatgggtgtccaaatcaattcTTGGAC contains these protein-coding regions:
- the LOC112180475 gene encoding squalene monooxygenase SE1-like, with product MREACFGYLSLGGICSYGPISLLSGLNPRPLHLFLHFFAVAIYGVGRLMLPFPSPQRTWLGVRLILSASGIIFPIIKGEGVRQMFFPATVPAYYRAPPVQ
- the LOC112179021 gene encoding uncharacterized protein LOC112179021; the protein is MAIDSVEGGSVRRKSWWLDSSIAVEFLDPDILGFLRRSRIPLLCCPAVGVSTFSFESTSHSDSVVCVLGKSPEVYWYTSILDICLTKCSDERPKPHCAALFAFGQWQDFRSTRLVGC